The following are encoded in a window of Congzhengia minquanensis genomic DNA:
- a CDS encoding ABC transporter ATP-binding protein gives MLEVKNLCAGFGAHQVLKNVSFSLTPHKLTAVVGKNGCGKSTLCAAIGQQLHYTGEILFRGQNITLMHPSERAKAISILPQMLTSPRITVQELVMFGRAPYLDFGKRPQKQDTEAVANAISAMKLEHMAGRFVSSLSGGERQRAYLAMILAQETRLIVLDEPTTYLDLAYETSFLTTLSELKTRHKKTLMVVMHNLSQAVRHADNLVVLSGGAVAFSGSVDACLEQRVLEDVFAIKKHIFYEDGQQFVVFTA, from the coding sequence ATGCTTGAAGTGAAAAATTTATGCGCCGGATTCGGCGCACATCAGGTGTTAAAAAACGTCAGCTTTTCGCTGACACCCCACAAGCTTACGGCGGTTGTGGGGAAAAACGGATGCGGAAAATCTACCCTGTGCGCGGCAATCGGCCAGCAATTGCACTATACCGGCGAAATCTTGTTCCGCGGGCAGAATATAACGCTCATGCACCCGAGTGAGCGGGCAAAGGCAATTTCCATTTTGCCGCAAATGCTGACCAGCCCCCGCATTACGGTGCAGGAGCTGGTGATGTTTGGCCGGGCGCCTTATCTCGATTTTGGCAAACGTCCCCAAAAGCAGGACACGGAGGCGGTGGCAAACGCAATTTCTGCCATGAAGTTAGAGCATATGGCGGGGCGGTTTGTGAGCAGCCTATCCGGCGGCGAGCGGCAGCGGGCCTATCTTGCCATGATTTTGGCGCAGGAAACGCGGCTCATTGTGCTGGACGAGCCCACTACCTATCTGGACTTGGCCTATGAAACGTCGTTTTTAACAACCCTTTCCGAGCTGAAAACCAGACACAAAAAAACGCTGATGGTGGTGATGCACAACCTGTCGCAGGCGGTGCGCCACGCCGACAATTTGGTGGTGCTTTCCGGCGGCGCCGTAGCCTTTTCCGGAAGCGTTGATGCGTGTTTGGAGCAGCGCGTGTTAGAGGACGTTTTCGCCATAAAAAAGCATATTTTTTATGAAGACGGCCAGCAGTTTGTGGTGTTTACCGCGTAA
- a CDS encoding helix-turn-helix domain-containing protein gives MSVFSENLKSLRAFHNLTQRQLGIEVGASERGIQNYELDERKPNYEMLIALADYFDVSIDYLVGRTNNPNMNR, from the coding sequence GTGTCTGTTTTTAGTGAAAATTTAAAGTCGTTAAGGGCGTTTCATAATCTTACCCAAAGGCAACTTGGAATTGAGGTTGGGGCGAGTGAGCGCGGAATTCAGAATTACGAATTAGATGAGCGAAAGCCAAATTACGAAATGCTGATAGCTTTGGCTGATTATTTTGATGTTTCAATCGACTATCTTGTCGGAAGAACGAACAATCCCAACATGAACCGATAA
- a CDS encoding helix-turn-helix domain-containing protein: MVLSKAFKRFRKEFNQTQKEVAEHANVDVRTYQNYEYGEIVPSATVLIAIADFYNVSIDYLVGRTDNPKINR; the protein is encoded by the coding sequence ATGGTTTTATCAAAAGCATTTAAACGTTTTCGTAAAGAATTTAACCAAACACAAAAAGAGGTAGCGGAACACGCAAATGTTGATGTAAGAACGTATCAAAATTATGAATACGGCGAAATTGTGCCCTCAGCCACCGTGCTGATTGCGATAGCCGATTTTTATAACGTTTCAATAGATTACCTCGTTGGCAGAACGGATAACCCAAAAATAAACCGTTGA
- a CDS encoding ABC transporter substrate-binding protein, which yields MKFIKNCFILLMAAVAALPLAACGKGKTTTELSGGGAYYTFVDHAGTKIVLNEAPKRTAVLFSSFAEVWKLAGGETAVTVGESVERGFADETALLVDGGAGKTIDTERLLSYKPDFVICSSDIAAQAEAAKLLNQSGIPAAVFHVETFSDYLNMLKICTDITGNFENYKTYGTDVEEKVNEVKKRAEETKSVPQDSILFVRAGSTVSATKAKTAKDNFVCVMLNELGTRNIAENAAVLLDGLSIEEILAENPAHIFVSTMGNEAAAKTYMESVLAGDPWQGLSAVQTGQVHFLPKDLFQFKPNARWGEAYEYLYDLLYTGLS from the coding sequence ATGAAATTTATAAAAAACTGTTTCATTCTGCTCATGGCGGCAGTGGCGGCTTTGCCTCTTGCCGCCTGTGGGAAAGGCAAAACCACAACCGAGCTTTCCGGCGGTGGCGCCTATTACACCTTTGTGGACCATGCGGGCACAAAAATTGTGTTAAACGAAGCGCCGAAGCGGACGGCGGTGCTGTTTTCCTCTTTCGCGGAGGTGTGGAAGCTGGCTGGGGGCGAAACAGCCGTCACCGTTGGTGAAAGCGTAGAACGCGGATTTGCAGACGAAACTGCCCTGTTGGTTGACGGCGGCGCAGGCAAAACCATTGATACCGAGCGGCTACTTTCCTATAAGCCGGATTTTGTTATCTGCTCGTCGGACATAGCGGCCCAGGCAGAAGCGGCAAAGCTGTTAAACCAATCCGGCATTCCGGCGGCGGTGTTCCATGTAGAAACGTTTTCCGACTATCTGAACATGCTGAAAATCTGCACCGACATCACAGGCAATTTTGAAAACTATAAAACCTATGGAACAGATGTGGAGGAAAAGGTGAACGAAGTGAAAAAAAGGGCCGAAGAAACGAAGTCTGTGCCGCAGGACAGCATTTTGTTTGTGCGGGCAGGCTCCACAGTCAGCGCCACCAAGGCGAAAACCGCAAAAGACAATTTTGTGTGCGTTATGTTAAACGAGCTGGGCACACGCAACATAGCGGAAAACGCCGCCGTGCTGCTGGACGGCTTAAGCATTGAAGAAATTCTGGCCGAAAACCCGGCCCACATTTTTGTTTCCACCATGGGAAACGAAGCCGCGGCAAAGACCTATATGGAAAGTGTGCTTGCCGGCGACCCGTGGCAGGGGCTTTCCGCCGTGCAAACCGGACAGGTGCACTTTTTGCCCAAAGACCTGTTCCAGTTTAAGCCCAACGCGCGGTGGGGCGAGGCCTATGAATATCTTTACGACCTGCTCTACACGGGACTAAGCTGA
- a CDS encoding FecCD family ABC transporter permease, whose amino-acid sequence MEAIKKRLPFSLALAALTAILLAVAVLSLRLGSAHLSWSAFFGGLFHQKGFETETLILYAVRLPRLTAAVLAGAGLSVSGVLLQSVTGNDLASPGIIGVSSGAGFMVILCLSFFPAAFVFVPAAAFAGAFGTTLLILTAANKIGGGKQTFILAGIAFTAILNAAISFLSLLDTDVLTAYNYFSVGGLSGVQTKSLIVPGAVIFVCIGLCLCLARRINLLCLGDGLASSLGVRVRLLRTVCLILASASAGAVVSFAGLLGFVGLVIPHIARRLFGMNTKRLLAAAPILGAVLVLLGDLLGRVALAPTEIPVGIVMSAIGAPFFFGLLLKKSGGNYA is encoded by the coding sequence ATGGAAGCAATAAAAAAACGCCTGCCCTTTTCGCTGGCGCTGGCGGCGCTTACGGCTATTTTGCTGGCTGTAGCCGTGCTGTCCCTGCGGCTGGGCAGCGCACACCTTTCGTGGAGCGCATTTTTCGGCGGTCTTTTTCATCAAAAGGGGTTTGAAACCGAAACGCTCATTCTCTATGCCGTGCGTCTGCCGCGCCTAACCGCCGCGGTGCTTGCCGGGGCGGGGCTTTCTGTTTCCGGCGTGCTTTTGCAAAGCGTAACGGGCAACGATTTGGCAAGCCCAGGCATTATCGGCGTTAGCTCCGGCGCGGGCTTTATGGTAATTTTGTGCCTTAGCTTTTTTCCGGCGGCGTTTGTTTTTGTGCCTGCCGCGGCGTTTGCCGGCGCGTTTGGCACCACATTGCTCATTTTGACTGCGGCAAACAAAATCGGCGGCGGCAAACAAACGTTCATTTTGGCGGGCATTGCGTTTACGGCAATTCTAAACGCCGCCATTTCGTTTCTTTCGCTGTTAGACACCGACGTGCTCACAGCTTATAACTATTTCAGCGTGGGCGGCCTTTCCGGTGTGCAGACAAAAAGCCTAATTGTGCCCGGCGCAGTGATTTTTGTGTGCATTGGGCTGTGTTTGTGCCTTGCGCGCAGAATTAATTTGCTGTGCCTGGGCGACGGGCTGGCCTCGTCTTTGGGAGTGCGGGTGCGTCTGCTGCGCACGGTGTGCCTCATTTTGGCCAGCGCTTCCGCCGGGGCGGTGGTAAGCTTTGCGGGCCTTTTGGGGTTTGTGGGGCTGGTGATACCGCACATTGCCCGCAGGCTGTTTGGCATGAACACAAAACGCCTGTTGGCCGCTGCACCCATTCTGGGCGCTGTGCTGGTGCTGTTGGGCGATTTGCTGGGCCGCGTAGCCTTGGCGCCAACCGAAATTCCGGTGGGAATTGTTATGTCGGCCATTGGCGCGCCGTTTTTCTTTGGACTGCTGCTGAAAAAAAGTGGGGGGAACTATGCTTGA
- a CDS encoding recombinase family protein, which produces MKNACAYIRVSTEDQTEYSPDAQLAAIKAYCKTNGYRLLPEYIFADEGKSGRVAKKRPAFMKMIAAAKSTPKPFDVILVHKFDRFARNRTDSVVYKSLLQKEFSISVISVTETIENNKMSIIMESMLDAMAEYYSINLGEEVKKGMTQKAARGEPLTTAPFGYQMVNKRLVPVSAEAEFVRYMFRTFIKTKNYRALAETLNEKGVKTRRGNRFESRAVEYILKNPVYCGYIRWNPAGRTRRNYSHPDLMVVKGTHAPLVSEDVFRAAQDAMYEIKKRYPPHRGKSAEAKTKSHWLTGLVRCGTCGGAMVNSNGYFICNGYVRGKCTERNAIHKDILSEIVLTKLKQDFHETHTFAYTPPKKSATENVETGISHLTLRLARAKDAYLAGVDTLEEYTENKTRLTAALETEKNRLSRLSSDAPAVSFYGQFSCLHPPFGGGASAGLFMKSITYSKQKSQLSIAYFLY; this is translated from the coding sequence ATGAAAAATGCCTGCGCATATATCCGTGTTTCCACAGAAGACCAAACGGAATATTCTCCCGACGCACAGCTCGCCGCAATTAAAGCCTACTGCAAAACAAACGGCTACCGCCTGCTGCCGGAATACATTTTTGCCGACGAGGGCAAAAGCGGCCGGGTAGCAAAAAAGCGGCCTGCATTTATGAAAATGATTGCCGCAGCCAAGTCCACACCAAAGCCCTTTGACGTGATTTTGGTACACAAGTTCGACCGGTTTGCCCGAAACCGCACCGACAGCGTGGTTTACAAATCACTGCTGCAAAAAGAGTTCTCAATCAGCGTCATATCCGTCACCGAAACCATTGAAAACAACAAAATGTCCATCATTATGGAAAGCATGTTAGACGCCATGGCAGAATATTACTCCATTAATCTGGGTGAAGAGGTAAAAAAGGGCATGACGCAAAAGGCCGCCCGGGGCGAGCCGCTCACCACTGCCCCCTTTGGCTACCAAATGGTAAATAAGCGGCTGGTGCCTGTCAGCGCCGAGGCCGAGTTTGTAAGATACATGTTCCGCACGTTTATAAAAACAAAAAACTACCGTGCCCTGGCAGAAACACTGAACGAAAAAGGCGTTAAAACCCGCCGGGGCAACCGGTTCGAGTCTCGGGCGGTGGAATATATCTTAAAAAATCCTGTTTACTGCGGATATATCCGCTGGAACCCCGCCGGGCGCACCCGCCGAAACTACAGCCACCCAGACCTGATGGTAGTGAAAGGAACGCACGCCCCATTAGTGTCTGAAGATGTGTTCCGTGCCGCGCAGGACGCCATGTATGAAATTAAAAAACGGTATCCGCCCCACAGGGGCAAATCTGCGGAAGCCAAAACAAAATCTCACTGGCTTACGGGGCTGGTGCGCTGCGGCACATGCGGCGGCGCAATGGTAAACAGCAACGGCTACTTTATTTGCAATGGCTATGTTCGCGGAAAATGCACAGAAAGAAACGCAATTCATAAAGATATTCTAAGTGAAATTGTTTTAACCAAGCTAAAGCAGGACTTTCACGAAACCCACACCTTTGCGTATACCCCGCCTAAAAAAAGCGCCACAGAAAATGTCGAAACCGGTATCAGCCATCTTACACTCCGGCTCGCCCGGGCAAAAGACGCATACCTTGCCGGCGTGGACACCTTAGAGGAATATACTGAAAATAAAACTCGGTTAACAGCCGCCCTTGAAACCGAAAAGAACCGGCTGTCACGCCTTAGCAGTGATGCGCCTGCCGTTTCGTTTTACGGCCAGTTTTCCTGCCTGCACCCGCCGTTTGGCGGCGGAGCCAGCGCTGGGCTGTTTATGAAATCTATCACCTACAGCAAGCAAAAATCGCAGCTTTCCATCGCTTATTTCTTGTATTAA
- a CDS encoding helix-turn-helix domain-containing protein, translated as MNRYPLRLSELRKAKNLKQSDVADLLKITTRHYQEVEYGKINLSMTTLIKLANFYDVSIDYLVGRTDSPKIYR; from the coding sequence ATGAACCGATATCCGTTGCGGCTAAGTGAGCTGCGAAAAGCAAAAAATTTAAAACAAAGTGATGTAGCAGATTTACTTAAAATTACAACAAGGCACTATCAGGAAGTCGAATATGGAAAAATTAATCTTTCTATGACGACGCTCATTAAGCTTGCCAATTTTTATGATGTTTCAATCGATTATCTTGTTGGCAGAACGGATAGCCCAAAAATTTACCGTTAA
- a CDS encoding helix-turn-helix domain-containing protein translates to MIDYAGRLKKIRLKMDLKQTEVAAAAGLSLRTYQRYEYGQRQPTADVLVALANFYDVSIDYLVGRTNNPNMNR, encoded by the coding sequence ATGATTGATTATGCAGGCCGTTTAAAAAAAATAAGGTTAAAAATGGATTTGAAACAAACTGAAGTAGCTGCTGCGGCAGGGCTTTCATTGCGCACATACCAGCGATATGAGTATGGTCAGCGTCAACCTACAGCAGACGTATTAGTCGCGCTTGCTAACTTTTACGATGTTTCAATCGATTATCTTGTCGGAAGAACGAACAACCCCAACATGAACCGATAA
- a CDS encoding helix-turn-helix domain-containing protein: MDLSGAFKRFRNEFGQTQKEVAEHANVGVRTYQEYEYGKVVPTATVLIAIAKFYNVSIDYLVGLTDNPNIYR; encoded by the coding sequence ATGGATTTATCAGGTGCATTTAAACGTTTTCGCAACGAATTTGGCCAAACACAAAAAGAGGTAGCGGAGCATGCGAATGTTGGAGTGAGAACTTATCAGGAATATGAATATGGTAAAGTTGTTCCCACAGCCACTGTGTTGATTGCAATAGCCAAATTTTATAACGTTTCGATCGACTATCTCGTCGGTCTGACAGATAATCCAAATATTTATCGGTAG
- a CDS encoding helix-turn-helix domain-containing protein, with the protein MMNLSEGLKRFRNELHITQKEVADNAHISIRNYQDYEYGKVVPTATALIAIANFYDISLDYLVGRSDNPKRNA; encoded by the coding sequence ATGATGAACTTGTCAGAGGGGTTAAAACGGTTTAGAAATGAGTTACATATCACGCAAAAGGAAGTTGCGGATAACGCGCATATTTCAATTCGAAATTATCAGGATTACGAATATGGAAAAGTAGTGCCGACAGCCACTGCATTAATTGCAATAGCCAATTTTTACGACATTTCTCTTGATTACCTTGTCGGCCGTTCGGATAACCCAAAACGAAATGCATAA
- a CDS encoding helix-turn-helix domain-containing protein — protein MTFGGRLREIRSGKHSTQKQVADAVGVTVRNYQRYEADEQRPAFEVLIALADFFDISLDYLVGRTDNPKFYR, from the coding sequence ATGACATTCGGCGGACGCCTGCGTGAAATCAGGTCAGGGAAGCACAGCACACAAAAGCAAGTTGCCGACGCAGTGGGCGTAACAGTTCGGAACTATCAGCGATATGAAGCAGACGAACAGCGCCCAGCATTTGAGGTTTTAATTGCGCTTGCCGATTTTTTTGACATTTCTCTTGATTATCTTGTCGGCAGAACAGACAACCCAAAATTTTATCGATAG
- a CDS encoding helix-turn-helix domain-containing protein, with product MYLANALKRFRKDFNLTQKEVAAHANVDVRTYQSYEYGKFIPTATVLIAIAEYYDISLDYLVGRTEQTRVNR from the coding sequence ATGTATTTAGCAAACGCTTTAAAGAGATTCAGAAAAGATTTTAACCTCACACAAAAAGAAGTGGCAGCACATGCAAACGTTGATGTAAGAACGTATCAAAGTTATGAATATGGTAAATTTATTCCGACAGCTACAGTACTCATTGCTATTGCAGAATATTACGATATATCACTTGATTATTTAGTTGGAAGGACGGAGCAAACAAGAGTAAATCGTTGA